A single genomic interval of Lactococcus sp. S-13 harbors:
- a CDS encoding nucleotidyltransferase family protein, whose protein sequence is MKNEEKFIALLKENQELMQILDSVAQLQLKNWYLAAGCIFQTVWNIMDEKPAMTGVHDIDLIYFDAEMSLEAAKNKDKLLEKNLSEKFPYLFDVHNEAFMHLWHGGSKVPYQDSENAIERWIATVHAVGITGNSKEIKLFAPYGLKDIFTKTIRPILQMDNHQALYEAKVAKWQARFNDLRVLDWQYCLKMQENQCERSSH, encoded by the coding sequence ATGAAAAATGAGGAGAAATTCATTGCTTTGCTCAAAGAAAATCAAGAATTGATGCAAATTTTAGACAGCGTTGCTCAACTTCAACTCAAAAATTGGTATCTTGCGGCGGGTTGTATTTTTCAGACGGTTTGGAATATCATGGATGAAAAACCAGCGATGACGGGAGTTCACGATATTGATTTGATTTATTTTGATGCCGAAATGAGTTTGGAAGCGGCCAAAAACAAGGATAAATTACTGGAAAAAAATTTGTCAGAAAAATTTCCTTATCTTTTTGATGTCCACAACGAAGCTTTCATGCACCTTTGGCATGGCGGCTCAAAAGTCCCTTACCAAGATAGCGAAAATGCAATAGAACGTTGGATAGCAACAGTTCATGCGGTTGGAATTACCGGAAATTCTAAGGAAATCAAACTTTTTGCCCCTTATGGACTGAAAGATATTTTTACTAAAACCATCCGCCCAATTCTTCAGATGGACAATCATCAAGCACTTTATGAGGCTAAGGTTGCCAAATGGCAAGCACGATTTAATGATTTACGGGTGCTCGATTGGCAATATTGCTTGAAAATGCAAGAAAATCAGTGTGAAAGAAGCAGTCATTAA
- a CDS encoding diacylglycerol kinase family protein — MDSHDKDFKVFKKKDFGKGKTPIKNERDRWKNANFISSFEFALSGIVTAFQQERNMRKHALSALLAVIAGLVFQISEFEWLFLLLSIFLVFMGELFNSAIENVVDLAADYQFHMRAKRAKDMAAGAVLMISAFAVITGLFIFLPKIFHLIFK, encoded by the coding sequence ATGGACTCACACGATAAAGATTTTAAAGTTTTTAAAAAGAAAGACTTTGGCAAGGGAAAAACGCCGATTAAAAACGAGCGGGATCGTTGGAAAAATGCGAATTTTATTTCGAGTTTTGAGTTTGCGCTTTCGGGAATTGTCACAGCTTTTCAGCAAGAGCGAAATATGCGCAAACACGCCTTGTCCGCTTTGCTGGCCGTTATTGCTGGGTTAGTTTTTCAAATTTCGGAATTTGAGTGGCTCTTTTTGTTGCTGTCTATTTTTCTTGTTTTTATGGGCGAATTATTCAATTCGGCTATTGAAAATGTGGTTGACTTGGCTGCGGATTATCAGTTTCATATGCGCGCAAAACGCGCTAAGGATATGGCAGCAGGTGCGGTTCTGATGATTTCTGCTTTTGCTGTCATTACTGGATTATTCATTTTTCTTCCTAAAATTTTCCATTTGATTTTCAAATAA
- the ybeY gene encoding rRNA maturation RNase YbeY, whose protein sequence is MYVELVDETGKLPAEIMKQTEELLAFAAQKLQLKEATEMAVTFVDNARSHELNLEYRQTDRPTDVISLEYKPDDSEFFFDEEMEVPEELLAEMDPFIGELFISIDKAAEQAADYGHSIEREYGWLAVHGFLHINGYDHYTPEEEAEMFGLQEEILTAYGLTR, encoded by the coding sequence ATGTACGTAGAATTAGTTGATGAAACAGGAAAGTTGCCCGCAGAAATCATGAAGCAAACGGAAGAGCTTTTGGCTTTTGCGGCTCAAAAATTGCAACTCAAAGAAGCCACGGAAATGGCAGTGACTTTTGTAGATAATGCGCGCTCACACGAGTTAAATTTGGAATATCGCCAAACGGATCGACCAACGGATGTGATTTCATTAGAATACAAACCCGATGATTCAGAATTTTTCTTTGACGAAGAGATGGAAGTTCCTGAAGAATTGTTGGCAGAAATGGATCCATTTATTGGTGAATTGTTTATTTCGATTGACAAAGCTGCTGAACAGGCCGCTGACTATGGCCACTCTATTGAGCGGGAGTATGGCTGGCTTGCAGTGCATGGCTTCTTGCATATCAATGGTTATGACCACTATACGCCAGAAGAAGAAGCGGAGATGTTTGGCTTGCAAGAGGAGATTTTGACCGCCTATGGACTCACACGATAA
- a CDS encoding NUDIX hydrolase, with amino-acid sequence MAEGYVMGLREKIGHVPMVIACASVIIYDEQRGILLQKRADNGTWCYHGGSVEPNERVEEAAKRELFEEVGLTADKMTLYTVASGPDQHFFYPNGDEVHIVDTVFICKDFSGEMVLEQAEVVDCRWFAFDELPDEISQATRGPILHFAQEMLAKKC; translated from the coding sequence ATGGCTGAGGGTTATGTCATGGGTTTGCGGGAAAAAATTGGTCATGTGCCAATGGTAATTGCTTGCGCCAGTGTGATTATTTACGATGAACAGCGTGGAATTTTGTTGCAAAAGCGGGCAGACAATGGGACTTGGTGCTATCATGGGGGTTCTGTTGAGCCGAATGAACGTGTGGAAGAGGCGGCAAAACGGGAATTGTTTGAAGAGGTCGGTTTGACAGCGGATAAAATGACGCTTTACACTGTTGCCTCAGGGCCTGATCAGCATTTCTTTTATCCGAATGGTGACGAGGTGCATATTGTTGACACCGTCTTTATTTGCAAAGATTTTTCAGGAGAGATGGTACTAGAGCAAGCTGAAGTTGTGGATTGTCGCTGGTTTGCCTTTGATGAATTACCTGATGAAATTTCGCAAGCTACACGGGGGCCAATTTTGCATTTTGCTCAGGAAATGTTGGCGAAAAAATGCTGA
- a CDS encoding VOC family protein translates to MLDHLDVRVRDLSRSIEFYKEILAPLEIALRSQDAFGAIFGDEKNYIWLGEGKVKRIHFAFMANSRAQVEEFWQVGVELGARLHSAPAQQEANYYACYLFDPDGHLIEAVCHEKGDENG, encoded by the coding sequence ATGCTTGATCATTTAGATGTCAGGGTCAGGGATTTATCGCGTTCGATTGAGTTTTACAAGGAAATTTTGGCACCGCTTGAGATTGCTTTGCGCTCGCAAGATGCGTTCGGGGCTATTTTTGGCGATGAAAAAAATTATATTTGGTTGGGAGAAGGCAAGGTGAAACGGATTCACTTTGCATTCATGGCAAATTCGCGCGCACAAGTCGAGGAATTTTGGCAAGTTGGAGTTGAGTTGGGTGCTAGATTACATTCTGCGCCAGCGCAACAGGAGGCAAATTATTATGCGTGCTACTTGTTTGACCCAGATGGGCATTTGATTGAAGCGGTTTGTCATGAAAAAGGAGATGAAAATGGCTGA
- a CDS encoding PhoH family protein — MEIIYLNKSSLEFKLENPEDASLIFGVQDKYLKLIETQLGVEVNYRGEMVQIFAEDEATAQKARKALQALQVLVGRGVPVHTSDVIIAIKMVLNDDIENFTALYEIELTKDALGKPIRLKNLVQKTYVDSVKHHDIVFGIGPAGTGKTFLAVVMAVQALRNGVVKRIILTRPAVEAGESLGFLPGDLQEKVDPYLRPVYDALFQILGKTATERMMERGIIEIAPLAYMRGRTLDDAFVILDEAQNTTTMQMKMFLTRLGFNSKMIVNGDISQIDLPNKVKSGLVDAREKLSPLKSIDFVYFTAKDVVRHPVVAEIIKAYEAKAENA, encoded by the coding sequence ATGGAGATCATTTATTTGAATAAAAGTTCACTTGAGTTTAAATTAGAAAATCCTGAAGATGCCAGTCTTATTTTTGGTGTTCAAGATAAGTACTTGAAATTAATTGAGACGCAACTTGGTGTTGAGGTAAATTACCGAGGCGAAATGGTACAGATTTTTGCGGAAGATGAAGCAACAGCACAAAAGGCGCGTAAGGCCTTGCAGGCTTTACAAGTTTTGGTGGGGCGAGGAGTCCCTGTTCATACTTCTGATGTTATTATTGCTATAAAAATGGTGTTAAATGATGATATTGAGAATTTTACGGCACTTTATGAGATTGAATTAACCAAAGATGCACTGGGTAAGCCAATCCGGCTGAAAAATCTTGTGCAAAAAACTTATGTAGACTCGGTCAAGCATCATGATATCGTCTTTGGTATTGGGCCGGCAGGGACGGGTAAAACGTTCCTTGCGGTGGTGATGGCGGTACAGGCTTTGCGAAATGGTGTGGTTAAGCGAATTATTTTGACGCGACCTGCGGTTGAAGCGGGTGAAAGTTTGGGATTCTTGCCAGGGGATTTGCAAGAAAAGGTTGATCCTTATTTGCGTCCGGTTTATGATGCCTTGTTTCAAATTTTGGGCAAGACGGCGACTGAGCGAATGATGGAGCGGGGGATTATTGAAATTGCGCCGCTGGCTTATATGCGTGGTCGAACGCTTGACGATGCTTTTGTCATCCTGGACGAGGCGCAGAATACGACAACGATGCAGATGAAAATGTTTTTGACGCGCTTAGGTTTTAATTCGAAAATGATTGTCAATGGTGATATTTCGCAAATCGATTTGCCAAACAAAGTAAAATCTGGTCTGGTTGACGCACGAGAAAAGCTGAGTCCACTCAAATCAATTGACTTTGTTTATTTCACGGCGAAAGATGTGGTACGCCATCCTGTGGTGGCTGAGATTATTAAAGCTTATGAGGCTAAAGCGGAAAATGCTTGA
- the rpmA gene encoding 50S ribosomal protein L27 — protein MLELNLQLFAHKKGGGSTSNGRDSQAKRLGAKASDGELVSGGSILFRQRGTHIHPGTNVGRGGDDTLFAKIEGTVKFEMKRGKKHVSVYPVVAK, from the coding sequence ATGCTTGAACTTAATCTGCAACTCTTCGCCCACAAAAAAGGTGGGGGTTCTACTTCCAATGGACGTGACTCACAAGCTAAACGTCTCGGTGCTAAAGCATCTGACGGTGAACTTGTAAGCGGCGGTTCAATCCTTTTCCGTCAACGTGGTACACATATCCATCCAGGTACTAACGTTGGCCGTGGTGGCGACGATACTCTCTTCGCTAAAATCGAAGGAACTGTTAAATTCGAAATGAAACGTGGTAAAAAACACGTATCTGTTTATCCAGTAGTGGCTAAATAA
- a CDS encoding ribosomal-processing cysteine protease Prp, producing the protein MIEACIRTKRDKIVSYEISGHAESGEYGHDVVCAAVSVLSITTANNIYDMASIKPVTQMEDGYLYVEIPLSTPEKQGVLAQVLLEAFANAMKAVEKNYGQYITLKFENGGQ; encoded by the coding sequence ATGATTGAAGCTTGTATCAGGACAAAAAGAGACAAAATTGTTTCTTATGAAATCTCAGGACATGCTGAATCTGGTGAGTATGGACACGATGTGGTCTGTGCGGCAGTCAGCGTTCTATCGATTACAACGGCAAATAACATCTACGATATGGCAAGCATTAAACCTGTAACCCAGATGGAAGATGGCTATTTATATGTTGAAATCCCTTTGAGCACACCTGAAAAACAAGGCGTATTGGCTCAAGTTTTACTCGAAGCTTTCGCAAATGCGATGAAAGCTGTTGAGAAAAATTATGGTCAGTACATTACACTTAAATTTGAAAATGGAGGGCAATAA
- the rplU gene encoding 50S ribosomal protein L21 — MSNYAIIKTGGKQVKVEEGSVIYVEKLNVEAGQTVTFDEVIFVGGETTKVGAPLVEGATVVGEVEKHGKQKKVVTFQYKPKKHSHRKQGHRQPYTKVVIKSVNA, encoded by the coding sequence ATGTCAAACTATGCAATCATCAAAACTGGTGGTAAACAAGTTAAAGTTGAAGAAGGTTCAGTAATCTACGTTGAAAAACTCAATGTTGAAGCTGGTCAAACCGTTACTTTCGATGAAGTTATTTTCGTCGGAGGTGAAACAACTAAAGTTGGTGCACCGCTCGTTGAAGGCGCAACTGTTGTTGGTGAAGTTGAAAAACATGGTAAGCAAAAGAAAGTTGTTACTTTCCAATACAAACCTAAAAAACATTCACACCGTAAACAAGGTCACCGTCAACCTTACACTAAAGTTGTTATCAAATCAGTTAACGCTTAA
- a CDS encoding AbrB/MazE/SpoVT family DNA-binding domain-containing protein, translated as MSKIYLPKELYDRLQLKENEEIEVIDLAEDSFTLRKINTEKSDTAATWFIIPTLISVLIFFGFAFFFAHPDAIPLSGNQSLATAVITIANALGMLTFISAYFARRKTFYRQMTQRIYWRTFATVTVSVLLIVILATMGLFWFLGQIFYGVSFGLFTSTFLFAIFSGIINYVMIFVVDTFSINVMVNMLLVVSIGGFVSSMATNGNQYWWQRNFSLLGTQASDSSWQFNLTLIVSAALFAALVDYIFVSLRQKIGSHLRQNILQVLLTLCAVSIGLVGLIPNNSGWMHIAHDVVAQLIVLFMAISILGIRWFLPRAGRNLYRMSYLIVALILISYILWHPIHYLTLTAFEILSFSLCFAWLLLLVNTLINLLWNNRKIYQVGKEINEENLEKK; from the coding sequence ATGAGTAAAATTTATTTACCTAAAGAATTGTACGATAGGCTTCAACTCAAAGAAAATGAAGAAATAGAAGTGATTGATTTGGCTGAGGATAGTTTTACCTTGCGAAAAATCAATACAGAAAAATCGGATACAGCAGCAACTTGGTTTATCATTCCTACTTTGATTTCGGTTTTGATTTTCTTTGGGTTTGCCTTCTTTTTTGCTCATCCAGACGCGATTCCCTTATCGGGTAATCAGTCCTTGGCAACAGCGGTGATTACTATTGCGAATGCTCTAGGGATGCTGACTTTTATTAGTGCTTACTTTGCTCGGAGAAAAACCTTTTATCGGCAAATGACTCAACGGATTTACTGGAGAACTTTTGCAACAGTGACGGTGTCGGTTTTATTGATTGTCATCCTTGCAACAATGGGACTTTTTTGGTTTTTGGGACAAATTTTTTATGGAGTAAGCTTCGGATTATTCACTTCAACTTTTCTTTTTGCGATTTTTTCAGGAATTATCAACTATGTCATGATTTTTGTCGTTGATACCTTCTCGATAAATGTTATGGTTAATATGCTCTTAGTCGTCTCAATTGGTGGATTTGTGTCAAGTATGGCGACGAATGGGAACCAGTACTGGTGGCAGCGTAATTTTAGCTTGTTAGGTACGCAAGCTTCTGATTCCAGTTGGCAATTTAACTTGACTTTAATTGTTTCGGCAGCTTTATTTGCAGCTTTGGTTGATTATATTTTTGTCTCATTGAGGCAAAAAATTGGTAGTCATTTGCGTCAAAACATCCTTCAAGTCTTATTAACCTTGTGCGCAGTTTCTATTGGTTTGGTGGGCTTAATTCCTAACAATAGTGGTTGGATGCATATTGCCCATGATGTGGTTGCACAATTAATTGTCCTCTTTATGGCAATCTCAATCTTGGGTATCCGCTGGTTTTTGCCAAGAGCTGGCCGTAATCTTTATCGAATGTCCTATCTGATTGTCGCACTCATCTTGATTTCTTATATCTTGTGGCATCCAATTCATTACCTGACTTTAACAGCCTTTGAAATTCTTTCTTTTAGTCTGTGTTTTGCATGGTTATTGCTTTTAGTTAATACGTTAATCAATCTTTTGTGGAATAATCGTAAGATTTATCAAGTCGGAAAAGAGATCAATGAAGAAAATCTTGAAAAAAAGTGA
- a CDS encoding YwiB family protein: protein MKITIRNRIKIDHQEELIKESYPVELKKGNSATMLRYQNATGEKILLKFDEQALTMTRFSTPPVKMHFHPENPSVTNYEGLGELSLSTQTLSIDPEQQKIKISYQLAQQGLKIGDYHLRIDWTDEEGDK, encoded by the coding sequence ATGAAAATAACGATTAGAAACCGAATAAAAATTGATCATCAAGAAGAATTGATCAAAGAAAGTTATCCTGTTGAATTAAAAAAAGGAAATTCAGCGACTATGCTCAGGTATCAAAATGCCACTGGAGAAAAAATTCTTTTGAAATTCGATGAGCAGGCACTCACCATGACCCGTTTTTCCACACCGCCAGTAAAAATGCATTTTCACCCTGAAAATCCAAGTGTAACCAACTACGAAGGTTTAGGAGAACTTTCTCTTTCAACTCAGACACTAAGCATTGATCCTGAACAACAAAAAATCAAGATTAGTTACCAGCTTGCTCAACAAGGTTTGAAAATTGGTGACTACCACCTACGTATTGACTGGACAGATGAAGAAGGAGACAAATGA
- a CDS encoding HD domain-containing protein, whose translation MEKVFRDPVHDYITVTDSVISELIDTAEFQRLRRIKQLGTSSFTFHGAEHTRFSHCLGVYHIARRITDYFSLTFPLEWNPDENLLTQCAALLHDVGHGAYSHTFEGLFDTDHEAMTREIITSSYTEINAVLRKVAPDFPEKVASVISHKYPNPQVVQLISSQIDADRMDYLLRDAYFTGAVYGQFDLTWILRVIVPTENGIAFKYSGMHAVEDYIVSRYQMYMQVYFHAASRSMEVLLQKLLARAKVLYIQNPDYFVLNSPCLVPFFEQKANLQNYLRLDDGVMNTYFQAWMNHPDSILSDLATAYINRHLLKSIKFDRDKVGAEQLTVLADLVEAAGFDPEYYTGIHSNYDLPYDFYRPSSERPRTEIKILQNNGSLTELSAISPLIKSLTGTIHGNSRFYFPKIMLENPDFSKHIVNDSFVAEVTTTTKKTSEQDSQQLLLDETINNEPLV comes from the coding sequence TTGGAAAAAGTCTTTCGTGACCCGGTACACGACTATATTACCGTAACAGATTCTGTAATTTCAGAATTGATTGATACGGCTGAGTTTCAGAGGTTGAGAAGAATTAAGCAACTTGGAACTTCTAGCTTTACTTTTCATGGGGCTGAGCATACCCGCTTTTCACATTGTCTGGGCGTCTACCATATCGCAAGACGGATTACTGATTATTTTAGTCTGACTTTTCCTTTGGAATGGAATCCTGACGAAAATTTATTGACTCAATGTGCTGCTCTCTTGCATGATGTCGGTCACGGAGCCTACTCGCATACTTTTGAGGGCTTATTTGATACCGATCATGAGGCGATGACAAGAGAAATTATCACTTCTTCCTATACGGAAATCAATGCCGTTTTACGTAAAGTAGCTCCTGATTTTCCTGAAAAAGTAGCCTCTGTCATCTCGCACAAATATCCTAATCCGCAGGTTGTACAGTTGATTTCCAGTCAAATTGATGCTGACCGTATGGATTATTTATTGAGGGATGCTTATTTTACAGGAGCTGTGTATGGGCAATTTGATTTGACTTGGATTTTACGCGTTATTGTCCCTACGGAAAACGGAATTGCTTTTAAATATTCAGGGATGCACGCTGTTGAAGATTATATCGTAAGCCGTTATCAGATGTATATGCAAGTTTATTTTCATGCTGCTTCACGTTCTATGGAAGTCCTTCTCCAAAAGCTTTTGGCTCGTGCAAAAGTGCTCTATATTCAAAATCCTGATTATTTTGTTTTAAATAGTCCCTGTCTCGTTCCTTTTTTTGAACAAAAAGCTAATTTGCAGAATTATTTGCGACTGGACGATGGGGTAATGAACACTTATTTTCAAGCGTGGATGAATCATCCTGATTCGATTTTATCTGATTTGGCGACGGCTTACATCAATCGTCATTTGTTAAAGTCGATTAAGTTTGATCGAGACAAGGTGGGTGCTGAACAGTTGACCGTTTTGGCAGATTTGGTGGAAGCTGCTGGTTTTGATCCAGAGTATTATACGGGGATTCACAGCAACTATGATTTACCTTATGATTTTTATCGCCCAAGCTCGGAACGCCCTCGAACTGAAATCAAAATTTTACAAAACAATGGTTCATTGACCGAATTGTCCGCAATCTCGCCGTTGATTAAAAGTTTGACGGGTACGATTCATGGAAATAGTCGCTTTTATTTTCCAAAAATAATGTTGGAAAATCCTGATTTTAGTAAGCATATTGTGAATGATAGCTTTGTTGCTGAGGTGACAACGACGACTAAGAAGACTTCTGAGCAAGACAGCCAGCAACTTTTGCTTGATGAAACCATCAATAATGAACCTCTGGTCTGA
- the yidA gene encoding sugar-phosphatase, whose protein sequence is MIKLVAIDLDGTLLDPNRQITQEVKTAVAKAKAVGVKIVITTGRPLPGVIDILKALDLTDQSDYVITYNGALVQRATGEEFIKETLSAEDWLDLDAAARKIGLPIHAITREGIYTSNRDLGKYTVQEAQMVKMPLYFRQPEEIAALEIAKVMMVDEQEALDDGIAYLPFEFFERYNMVKSTPYYLEFMNKKASKGSAVKHLAEKLYLDMDEVMAIGDEENDRAMLEVVGNPVVMENGKAELKKIAKYITKSNAESGVAHAINEWVLKDYEL, encoded by the coding sequence ATGATTAAACTTGTTGCTATTGACCTTGACGGAACTTTACTTGACCCTAATCGTCAGATTACACAGGAGGTCAAAACAGCGGTGGCTAAGGCTAAAGCTGTCGGTGTGAAGATCGTAATTACTACTGGGCGCCCTCTACCTGGCGTGATTGATATCCTTAAAGCACTTGATTTAACTGATCAAAGCGATTATGTAATTACTTATAATGGCGCGTTGGTTCAAAGAGCAACGGGCGAAGAATTTATCAAGGAAACCTTGAGTGCAGAGGATTGGCTTGATTTAGACGCCGCAGCCCGTAAAATTGGTTTGCCAATTCACGCTATTACTCGCGAAGGAATTTATACGTCTAATCGTGATTTGGGTAAATATACGGTTCAAGAAGCTCAAATGGTTAAAATGCCACTTTATTTCCGCCAACCTGAAGAAATTGCAGCGTTAGAAATTGCCAAAGTAATGATGGTTGATGAACAAGAGGCGCTTGACGATGGGATTGCTTACTTACCTTTTGAGTTTTTTGAGCGTTATAACATGGTCAAATCAACGCCTTACTATCTTGAATTTATGAATAAAAAAGCCAGCAAGGGCTCTGCTGTTAAACATTTGGCTGAAAAACTTTACCTAGATATGGATGAGGTCATGGCAATCGGTGATGAGGAAAATGACCGTGCAATGCTTGAGGTCGTTGGAAATCCTGTTGTGATGGAAAATGGTAAGGCTGAATTGAAAAAAATCGCCAAATATATCACAAAATCTAATGCTGAATCTGGTGTTGCCCACGCTATCAATGAATGGGTTCTTAAAGATTACGAACTTTAA
- a CDS encoding iron-sulfur cluster biosynthesis family protein, with amino-acid sequence MKITFDEKTAEKIKAFGDVDLVFDFDHSLSEKLEAVDACAGGISRYRIVAVDKGTVPDVFDATIDSEFGPIYYKAYGTYFFQDEMSTVINPSYNLIELRSTAELLSSNLLIVDFRDKKTVVA; translated from the coding sequence ATGAAAATTACATTTGATGAAAAAACAGCTGAAAAAATCAAAGCTTTCGGCGATGTAGATTTGGTCTTTGATTTTGATCACAGTTTGAGCGAAAAGCTTGAGGCAGTGGATGCTTGCGCAGGCGGAATTTCACGTTATCGGATTGTTGCCGTGGACAAGGGGACTGTTCCTGATGTTTTTGACGCTACGATTGATTCAGAATTTGGACCGATTTACTATAAAGCTTATGGGACTTACTTCTTCCAAGATGAAATGTCCACAGTGATTAACCCTTCTTACAACTTGATTGAGTTGCGAAGCACGGCTGAATTGCTCAGTTCAAATCTCTTGATTGTTGATTTTCGAGATAAAAAAACAGTTGTCGCTTAG
- a CDS encoding Nif3-like dinuclear metal center hexameric protein: MKISELLAKYETFCPKELAVAGDPVGLQVGNPHQNLSKVLVTLDIREQTVQEAKALGVELIIAKHPLIFRPLSALTSLDKQQKLVLDLAAAGIAVYTSHTNIDVVNGGLNDYFCQLFNLSDVEILDDDEGVGRIGNLAPTSLLALSEQVKQVFGLKHLRLVTYEHDLNQKISRLALCGGSGGKFWEKAVEKGADAYLTGDIYYHVGHDMLSAGLVGIDPGHYIEQAFIPLVANKLRDFAPSLTIFESQAATNPFYDI, translated from the coding sequence GTGAAAATTAGTGAACTGTTAGCAAAATATGAAACATTTTGTCCTAAAGAATTGGCCGTAGCTGGAGATCCTGTCGGTTTGCAAGTCGGCAATCCTCACCAAAACTTATCCAAAGTTTTGGTCACTTTGGATATTCGAGAGCAGACCGTCCAAGAAGCGAAAGCATTGGGTGTTGAGTTAATTATCGCGAAACATCCCCTGATTTTTCGTCCATTGAGCGCGTTGACAAGCTTAGATAAGCAACAAAAATTAGTTCTTGATTTAGCTGCCGCAGGGATTGCTGTCTATACCAGTCATACCAATATTGATGTAGTAAACGGTGGGTTAAATGATTATTTTTGTCAACTTTTCAATCTAAGTGATGTTGAAATTTTAGATGACGATGAAGGAGTGGGGCGGATTGGAAATCTTGCGCCAACCAGCCTTCTAGCGTTGAGTGAGCAAGTCAAACAGGTCTTTGGTTTAAAACACCTGCGTTTGGTGACCTATGAACACGATTTGAATCAAAAAATTTCTCGTCTAGCTCTTTGTGGAGGATCGGGCGGCAAATTTTGGGAAAAGGCCGTAGAAAAAGGCGCCGACGCCTATCTTACTGGAGATATTTATTACCACGTTGGTCATGATATGCTCTCGGCAGGGCTTGTAGGGATTGACCCAGGCCACTATATTGAACAAGCATTTATTCCGCTTGTGGCCAATAAACTTCGCGACTTTGCGCCAAGTTTGACCATTTTTGAGAGCCAAGCAGCAACCAACCCCTTTTATGATATTTAA
- a CDS encoding tRNA (adenine(22)-N(1))-methyltransferase — translation MNEIKLSKRLKMVAGFVAPQARVADIGSDHAYLPTYLVQSGQINFALAGEVVKGPFEIAQNQVNEMNLQQQIEVRLASGLAAIELTDQIDTIVIAGMGGILISEILDAGQEKLAPVKRLILQPNNHEDSLRQWLFDHHFMIKNEAILLEAGKFYEIIVAEPSEISVSKISVPSAKSLMFGPILSEEKSEVFQQKWQKELTTLHKILERLPEEQKEKRQQILQQISEITEAIQ, via the coding sequence ATGAATGAAATTAAACTTTCGAAACGTTTGAAAATGGTCGCAGGTTTTGTGGCTCCTCAGGCAAGAGTTGCAGATATTGGCTCTGACCATGCTTATTTACCGACTTATTTGGTGCAGAGCGGGCAGATTAATTTTGCTCTTGCTGGCGAAGTGGTCAAAGGCCCCTTTGAAATTGCTCAAAATCAGGTCAATGAAATGAATTTACAGCAGCAGATTGAAGTCAGACTAGCCAGCGGTCTAGCAGCAATTGAGCTGACGGATCAGATTGATACCATCGTGATTGCTGGCATGGGTGGAATTTTGATTTCGGAAATCCTTGATGCTGGTCAGGAAAAATTAGCGCCAGTAAAACGGCTGATTTTGCAACCAAATAATCACGAGGATAGCTTACGTCAGTGGCTTTTTGATCATCACTTTATGATTAAAAATGAAGCAATCTTGCTAGAAGCTGGAAAATTTTACGAAATTATCGTTGCAGAGCCCTCAGAAATTTCCGTCAGCAAAATCTCTGTTCCGTCAGCAAAATCTCTCATGTTTGGCCCCATCTTGTCAGAAGAAAAATCAGAAGTTTTCCAGCAAAAATGGCAAAAAGAACTAACGACCTTACATAAAATTTTAGAACGTTTGCCAGAAGAGCAAAAAGAAAAGCGTCAGCAAATTCTCCAGCAAATCAGCGAAATTACGGAGGCTATCCAGTGA